Proteins from one Belonocnema kinseyi isolate 2016_QV_RU_SX_M_011 chromosome 8, B_treatae_v1, whole genome shotgun sequence genomic window:
- the LOC117178112 gene encoding uncharacterized protein LOC117178112 codes for MTTTTGDPLTLKTPASLSGGDLVSRLLAATPPYLYNVPLTPHSFFFSEMLRSFVQAKADASPVSPLPGAPRRRKRSWRDARDRPLELTTKERNHHHTHQHQQQPEKYFHTQQNQHLLETTHTENRNKSLESYDHEGKILPVSLEQKSQDFNNEVLRPVDENRSEFKPVKNYFADRIPSQQESISSAELQKVKPEESGERKGCTYSNKNSFEECSKVNKELSFFNEQKNKLEFSTRNFVPALPGRGDELQAVKGFGLPSGNVGNVPNPEFLPNPLWYPPYPMPQSYPGIDPLHFFIDLRVSGHIWDRKLSERQLPFKSKHSSAFSVPQAKEYNRPLNLTRDEASASRSNEENHRGTHYILKHITRTYKDIREAEKELKTEITDVGSDESQKCSEVGPEIETEGVLIAKKNRFTGRRN; via the exons ATGACTACGACGACCGGAGATCCTTTGACCTTAAAAACCCCTGCTTCACTTTCCGGTGGTGACCTAGTCTCTCGCCTCTTAGCAGCAACGCCACCCTACCTCTACAATGTGCCTCTAACTCCACACAGTTTTTTCTTCAGTGAAATGCTCCGTTCCTTCGTCCAGGCAAAGGCCGATGCTTCCCCAGTCAGCCCCTTACCTGGAGCACCACGACGCAGAAAACGATCGTGGAGGGATGCTCGAGACCGACCTTTAGAATTAACTACTAAGGAACGAAATCACCACCACACCCATCAACACCAGCAACAACCAGAAAAATACTTCCACACCCAACAAAATCAACATCTTCTAGAGACCACCCACACCGAAAATCGCAACAAATCCCTCGAATCATATGATCACGAAGGCAAAATTCTCCCCGTGAGCCTAGAACAAAAATCACAAGATTTCAACAACGAAGTCCTGAGACCCGTTGATGAAAATCGCTCCGAATTCAAACCAGTGAAAAACTACTTTGCAGACCGAATTCCCAGTCAACAGGAATCTATTTCCTCTGCCGAATTGCAGAAGGTCAAACCAGAAGAATCCGGAGAGAGGAAAGGCTGTACTTATAGTAATAAGAATAGCTTCGAAGAGTGTTCTAAAGTCAATAAAGAGCTCTCTTTTTTCAATGAGCAGAAAAACAAGTTGGAATTCAGTACAAGGAATTTTGTACCAGCATTGCCTGGAAGAGGTGATGAACTACAGGCGGTGAAGGGTTTTGGATTACCTTCTGGAAATGTTGGTAATGTTCCAAATCCAGAATTTTTGCCAAATCCTCTTTGGTATCCACCTTATCCGATGCCTCAATCTTATCCTGGTATTGATccgctacatttttttattgacctTCGTGTGTCTGGACATATTTGGGATCGGAAGTTGAGTGAGAGGCAATTGCCGTTCAAAAGCAAGCACAGCTCTGCTTTTAGTGTGCCTCAAGCGAAGGAATACAATCGGCCATTGAATTTGACGAGGGATGAAGCTTCGGCGTCCAGATCGAATGAGGAGAATCATCGTGGAACGCATTATATTCTGAAACATATCACGAGGACCTATAAAGACATCCGAGAAGCGGAGAAAGAATTGAAGACCGAGATCACTGATGTGGGGTCTGACGAAAGTCAGAAATGTTCAGAAG TTGGACCTGAAATTGAAACGGAAGGTgttttgattgcaaaaaaaaaccgCTTCACTGGAAGAAGAAACTGA